One region of Leishmania panamensis strain MHOM/PA/94/PSC-1 chromosome 28 sequence genomic DNA includes:
- a CDS encoding glycerol-3-phosphate dehydrogenase (FAD-dependent), mitochondrial (TriTrypDB/GeneDB-style sysID: LpmP.28.0240), producing the protein MAVTAAKYIAGACAVAVGGIVGFSYTDPTWTRRRFDTNKCPPLKYETVPTREMCVQALEAHSASTNPLDVLIIGGGCVGAGSALDAVTRGLSVGMVDKGDYAGETSSRSTKLIHGGIRYLQKAVFQLDPMQLKLVAEALRERTIMIHQAPHLCHSLPTLVPCYHAIDVGLYWCGTKMYDLLAALYGGTLEYSGFLFPYDAMKAYPKLRKTDQDNNVLLGAVRYYDGGMNDARLCYSVAMTAACYGAATVNYAKVKQMEVIKDDKGDELVRTTIEETITKKTIKVYSKSIINAGGPFSGEIEKLAKSGERQLDMFPASGTHIVIDRKYCPKKHEAMVVPSNDGRVVFAIPWLGGCMLGTTDHKCEVQSNPMTSQADVDFLLENIKPFIGDVPREAVRSAWTGIRPLAVPKEQKLKGGGTQNIVREHVIAVDPQSHILNITGGKWTTYRKMAEEALDSLQKTIMKDKVDFKPCCTMNMVLVGARNLDKVASTAPLGIPEDVHKHWRSNYGDRYEEVMAVAAKDAKLMKRLANDSPVVEAEVVYAAQREHCEHVMDFIARRTRMAFVNVEQAEQVVPRVAELMGQVKGWARSQRNAEAAAAYSALASFKGT; encoded by the coding sequence GCCGGCGCCTGTGCGGTCGCCGTTGGTGGCATAGTGGGCTTCAGTTACACGGACCCCACCTGGACGCGGCGCAGGTTTGACACAAACAAGTGCCCGCCTCTGAAGTACGAGACTGTGCCGACGCGCGAGATGTGCGTGCAGGCACTGGAGGCGCACAGCGCGTCGACGAACCCGCTTGACGTGCTGATCATCGGCGGCGGATGCGTCGGTGCTGGGTCTGCCCTGGACGCAGTGACGCGCGGCTTGTCAGTCGGCATGGTAGACAAGGGCGACTACGCTGGTGAGACGAGCAGTCGCAGCACGAAGCTCATCCATGGCGGTATCCGCTACCTGCAGAAGGCTGTTTTTCAGTTGGACCCTATGCAACTGAAGCTTGTGGCTGAGGCATTGCGCGAGCGCACAATCATGATCCACCAAGCTCCCCATTTGTGCCACAGCCTGCCAACGCTGGTGCCGTGCTATCACGCGATCGATGTTGGCCTGTATTGGTGTGGTACAAAGATGTACGACCTCCTGGCCGCTCTCTATGGCGGCACCCTAGAATACTCTggtttcctcttcccctacGACGCCATGAAGGCTTATCCAAAACTGAGGAAGACAGATCAGGACAACAACGTCCTCCTCGGTGCTGTTCGCTACTATGACGGGGGGATGAATGATGCCCGGCTCTGCTACTCCGTGGCCATGACGGCAGCTTGCTACGGCGCCGCTACGGTGAACTACGCCAAGGTCAAACAAATGGAGGTGATTAAGGACGATAAGGGCGATGAGTTGGTGCGCACCACCATCGAGGAAACCATCACGAAGAAGACAATCAAGGTGTACAGCAAGTCCATCATCAATGCGGGTGGCCCCTTTAGTGGCGAGATCGAGAAGCTCGCAAAGAGTGGCGAAAGGCAGCTTGACATGTTCCCCGCCTCCGGCACGCACATCGTGATTGATCGCAAGTATTGCCCAAAGAAGCACGAGGCGATGGTCGTGCCGTCGAACGACGGCCGTGTCGTCTTTGCTATTCCGTGGCTCGGCGGCTGCATGCTTGGTACTACAGACCACAAGTGCGAAGTGCAGTCCAACCCGATGACGTCGCAGGCGGACGTGGACTTCCTCCTTGAAAACATAAAGCCCTTCATCGGCGACGTCCCCCGAGAGGCAGTGAGATCCGCGTGGACCGGCATTCGCCCACTCGCAGTTCCAAAGGAACAGAAGCTGAAGGGCGGCGGTACGCAGAACATCGTGCGTGAGCACGTCATCGCGGTTGATCCTCAGTCGCACATACTAAACATCACCGGCGGGAAGTGGACAACTTACCGTAAgatggcagaggaggcgttGGACAGCCTGCAGAAGACGATCATGAAAGACAAGGTTGACTTCAAGCCCTGCTGCACCATGAATATGGTGCTCGTAGGCGCGCGGAATCTCGATAAAGTTGCGTCCACTGCCCCCTTGGGCATCCCCGAGGACGTGCATAAGCACTGGCGCTCGAACTACGGTGATCGCTACGAGGAGGTCATGGCTGTTGCCGCGAAGGACGCTAAGCTAATGAAGCGCCTGGCAAATGACTCACCGGTGGTCGAGGCCGAGGTTGTCTACGCGGCTCAGAGAGAGCACTGCGAGCACGTCATGGATTTCATCGCCCGCCGCACCCGGATGGCCTTTGTGAATGTGGAGCAGGCGGAGCAGGTAGTGCCACGTGTAGCGGAGCTCATGGGGCAAGTGAAGGGTTGGGCTCGCTCGCAGCGCAACGccgaggcggccgccgcctacTCTGCCCTGGCCTCCTTTAAGGGTACCTAA
- a CDS encoding hypothetical protein (TriTrypDB/GeneDB-style sysID: LpmP.28.0250), with the protein MATAAELGTGGVDAAGKPIFVATEHTRYAPSTERELSDQEQLAWKSFQLWRTSLSIERRNHVYQIITNGDYTNFNLTRHIMGTPFPVIDNTPSIINTAAGVRMYEHAIAALLGFSYSTWVRSKASLRHSHLHPSTRFVVSFGTFIFADLCFCYRSMFRLSGFLPNDYECRKFGVMESKERLEHKKELWAKYTAYKREWCRRFDYHVYGIRPGETFSLFSACWFPAWSTPYGTITDYPLRKNPYFLSATPLRQMYGEYAFSMELPKSEYSPLSQARPEVRYTFRGPLVASERNKSSGS; encoded by the coding sequence ATGGCGACAGCTGCGGAACTCGGCACCGGCGGTGTAGACGCTGCTGGAAAGCCCATTTTTGTGGCGACTGAGCACACTCGCTATGCCCCTAGCACGGAGCGTGAGCTTTCCGACCAGGAGCAGCTAGCGTGGAAGTCGTTTCAGCTCTGGCGCACATCGCTTTCCATCGAGCGTCGTAACCACGTGTACCAGATCATCACGAATGGCGACTACACCAACTTCAACCTTACACGCCACATCATGGGCACACCGTTTCCGGTTATCGACAACACTCCTTCTATCATTAACACGGCCGCCGGCGTGCGCATGTATGAGCacgccatcgctgctctTCTAGGGTTCAGCTACAGCACGTGGGTGCGCTCCAAGGCGTCTCTGCGCCACTCCCACCTGCACCCATCGACCCGCTTCGTCGTTTCCTTTGGCACGTTCATCTTCGCTGACTTGTGCTTCTGCTACCGTAGCATGTTCCGCCTCTCCGGCTTCCTGCCGAACGACTATGAGTGTCGCAAGTTCGGCGTGATGGAGTCGAAGGAGCGACTGGAGCACAAGAAGGAGCTGTGGGCCAAGTACACCGCGTATAAGCGGGAGTGGTGTCGCCGCTTTGACTACCACGTCTACGGCATCCGCCCCGGCGAGACGTTCagcctcttctctgcctgctGGTTCCCGGCGTGGTCTACGCCGTACGGTACCATCACCGACTACCCATTGCGCAAGAACCCGTACTTCCTTAGCGCCACCCCGTTGCGGCAAATGTACGGGGAATATGCATTTTCGATGGAGTTGCCCAAATCCGAGTACTCGCCGCTGTCCCAGGCAAGACCAGAGGTTCGCTACACATTCCGTGGACCACTCGTTGCCTCGGAGAGGAATAAGTCCTCCGGCTCGTaa
- a CDS encoding hypothetical protein (TriTrypDB/GeneDB-style sysID: LpmP.28.0260): MHVLCHSFLETYKTPEALARDTEWWSKKALCLHAAHTEGKPHTHIPGDAPSAAVAGWGEFMRHMTEVVESTHHITAARRQENVIKALSLSPMRRVDASGEVNVLQFSRDVPNGAWESLEILDSSPYEGGAAAAMHRDEECLRVLEASIRRPADHRDEEAGQLDSLRYLLKHRPELIVQHENFADLQQAVINRACLSEESGWTEAALSLFQALSSRAQLEFVHAVISAVSALGHTGESPGLLLVGFLHRLLVELPQGWLPLLDYEVTEVFVRVLGDVVVPFGRLLSEVDPCAMWLEQWSARPSFALSLDAVLHSHRSFVDHLAAQLPSPHAACVLLCLLPQLSKCTEAPDPSTPSSQKPWQGLFRTLVQLLCGGVWLDAGVYEIGAHALCRCAEALSPADKTSCFEVASKTVLDWAPAVASLAYDAQFAFALRLLATLLTGVNDKAMWCSPHAWGVVDGPLFAQSRALLLTRKGRPPSSYALFRALPLDVSDVVYECWTRLLQVRSSKLPSAFAAVLKDVCGGGSAFRWTEVVWVSTTLAGWAALQPYLQTMKEDIIHPSARWAELLHAIVEVGGGTFDTTSEMWAASATETCTSAKKVSRTPGCLRSLTPYGVALLLRWSTCAVARDGLARAARDASLAFLQDSPHAAVRRIRWPLLWPVEAYPQVGWSDLSFTEDSFGVARTIRAGTCYQSIHLLLGSTALPADDGVTGSDPGEELLEEVWEQLAELWLAPAQLTPDSAGNAVSSVVPANRPPFGEDSLLTLLSVMALCVLTRSSAEFRAWFDPAVAQQRIRQLRRLCEERRGVDPIYFMVRFITSGKGRKRLPAILLNGFEAELTVDTVCDVDGFAEGEALPTGNIATAVPEEEVRQLQAMILRLSSNHGPPLFEAKAPVVLSSPLSEALMTVARILLVNQTALRVTRQGVAQCLARRSAEEWASYADTEARVLAVCAQLEQQHSASIGLLSSAQVDMVFLVTLCLRCWVGLPTTHSTPARRKLYWTALQYFSEHGTAAYDALLARSIALHVERALRESAAFVKDAVLFPVSSSVPLPSALFVHLLVRPFALAMS, encoded by the coding sequence ATGCACGTGCTGTGCCACAGCTTCCTTGAGACCTACAAAACGCCAGAGGCGCTTGCGAGAGACACGGAATGGTGGTCGAAAAAGGCTCTCTGCCTGCATGCAGCTCACACAGAAGGCAAACCGCATACACACATCCCTGGCGATGCGccctctgcagcggtggcggggtGGGGCGAGTTCATGAGGCACATGACTGAGGTGGTTGAATCGACTCACCACATCaccgcggcgcggcggcaggagAACGTCATAAAAGCGCTCTCGCTGTCGCCAATGCGGAGGGTGGATGCGTCGGGAGAGGTGAATGTCCTGCAGTTTAGCAGGGACGTGCCGAATGGCGCCTGGGAAAGCCTCGAGATCCTCGACAGTTCGCCATACGAGGGTggggccgctgccgccatgcACCGTGACGAGgagtgcctgcgcgtgtTGGAGGCTTCCATACGGCGTCCCGCCGACCACCGTGATGAGGAAGCGGGGCAGCTTGATAGCCTGCGGTACTTGCTGAAGCACCGCCCGGAGCTCATCGTTCAACACGAGAACTTTGCTGATCTCCAACAAGCGGTCATCAACCGCGCTTGCCTgagcgaggagagcggtTGGACGGAGGCAGCTTTGTCGCTCTTCCAGGCACTCTCTTCCCGGGCCCAGCTCGAGTTTGTGCATGCCGTAATTTCCGCGGTGAGTGCACTGGGTCACACTGGCGAGTCACCTGGTCTGCTCCTCGTAGGCTTCCTGCATCGCCTTCTTGTAGAGCTGCCACAGGGCTGGCTGCCTCTGCTAGACTACGAAGTGACGGAGGtctttgtgcgcgtgctggGGGATGTGGTTGTGCCCTTCGGTAGGCTGCTCAGCGAGGTAGACCCTTGCGCCATGTGGCTGGAGCAGTGGTCGGCGCGACCTTCATTCGCTCTCTCGTTGGATGCTGTTCTTCACTCGCATCGGTCTTTTGTAGATCATCtcgccgcgcagctgccctctccccacgcggcctgtgtgctgctgtgcctgctCCCACAGCTGAGTAAATGCACCGAGGCCCCGGACCCCTCTACACCGTCGTCGCAGAAACCGTGGCAGGGCCTGTTTCGCACGCTTGTACAGCTTCTCTGCGGTGGGGTTTGGCTGGACGCTGGCGTGTACGAAATCGGGGCTCATGCCTTGTGCCGCTGTGCTGAAGCGCTGTCTCCGGCAGACAAGACGAGCTGCTTTGAGGTGGCCTCGAAGACGGTGCTCGACTGGGctccggcggtggcgtcgctAGCGTATGATGCGCAGTTTGCTTTTGCTCTGCGCCTTCTGGCCACGCTGCTCACGGGCGTCAATGATAAAGCGATGTGGTGCAGCCCGCACGCATGGGGGGTGGTGGACGGCCCACTCTTTGCGCAGTCTcgtgcgttgctgctgacgcgcaaGGGGCGACCGCCGTCATCGTACGCGCTCTTCCGCGCTCTCCCCCTTGATGTGTCGGACGTCGTGTACGAATGCTGGACACGGTTACTTCAGGTACGCAGCTCAAAGCTGCCGAGCGCCTTTGCAGCCGTCTTAAAGGAcgtgtgcggcggcggaagtGCTTTTCGGTGGACTGAGGTGGTCTGGGTGTCTACTACGCTAGCCGGATGGGCCGCTCTGCAGCCGTACCTGCAGACCATGAAAGAGGACATTATCCACCCTTCGGCACGCTGGGCGGAGCTTCTCCACGCTATTGTCGAGGTCGGTGGGGGTACCTTTGACACCACGTCGGAGATGTGGGCCGCCTCGGCCACAGAGACCTGCACATCAGCCAAGAAAGTGTCGCGTACGCCTGGTTGTCTGCGTTCCCTTACCCCGTACGGCGTGGCACTACTGCTCCGCTGGTCTACCTGCGCGGTGGCTCGCGATGGGTTGGCGAGGGCTGCGCGTGACGCCTCACTTGCCTTTCTTCAAGACAGTCCGCACGCAGCGGTGAGGCGCATACGGTGGCCGCTTCTCTGGCCTGTTGAGGCGTATCCGCAAGTGGGCTGGTCAGATTTGTCCTTCACCGAAGACTCGTTCGGTGTCGCACGTACCATCCGCGCCGGCACCTGCTACCAGTccatccacctcctcctcggatCGACAGCTCTGCCCGCCGACGATGGCGTTACTGGCAGTGACCCAGGTGAGGAGCTGCTTGAAGAGGTTTGGGAGCAGCTCGCCGAGCTCTGGCTGGCTCCGGCACAACTCACTCCAGACTCCGCCGGCAACGCCGTTTCGTCTGTCGTGCCGGCGAACCGCCCGCCCTTCGGAGAAGATTCCCTTCTAACGTTGCTCTCTGTCATGGCACTGTGTGTGCTCACGCGGTCCTCTGCGGAGTTCCGGGCGTGGTTCGACCCAGcagtggcacagcagcgcatacgccagctgcgccggctgTGCGAGGAGCGTCGTGGGGTGGACCCTATATACTTCATGGTGCGCTTTATCACCTCCGGCAAGGGCCGCAAGCGACTACCAGCGATTTTGCTGAACGGCTTCGAGGCGGAGCTGACAGTCGACACGGTGTGCGACGTAGACGGCTTCGCGGAAGGCGAAGCTCTGCCGACAGGCAACATTGCCACCGCTGTCCCAGAGGAGGAAGTCCgacagctgcaggcgatgaTTCTCCGCTTGTCGTCGAACCACGGCCCTCCCTTATTCGAGGCAAAGGCTCCTGTCGTGTTGTCATCACCCCTGTCTGAGGCGCTGATGACGGTCGCTCGAATCCTGCTGGTGAACCAGACGGCGCTTCGAGTCACACGGCAAGGCGTAGCGCAGTGCCTGgcgcgacgcagcgctgaggAGTGGGCATCGTATGCCGACACTGAGGCTCGTGTGCTGGCGGTGTGTGCACAGTTGGAACAGCAGCACTCTGCGAGCATCGGATTGCTGTCCAGCGCTCAGGTGGACATGGTGTTTCTCGTGACGCtgtgtctgcgctgctgGGTAGGTCTCCCGACAACACACAGTACGCCTGCGCGGCGCAAGCTCTACTGGACAGCTCTGCAGTATTTCAGCGAGCACGGCACTGCGGCGTATGATGCGCTGCTTGCGCGCAGCATTGCCTTGCATGTTGAGAGGGCGCTGCGTGAGAGTGCCGCCTTCGTGAAGGACGCCGTGTTGTTTCCGGTGTCAAgctcggtgccgctgccctccGCCCTCTTTGTGCACTTGCTGGTGCGTCCCTTTGCCCTGGCGATGAGCTGA
- a CDS encoding phosphoadenosine phosphosulfate reductase-like protein (TriTrypDB/GeneDB-style sysID: LpmP.28.0270) — MSPQLVDCVRASECLIQDIFTLYSPSEIGVAFNGGKDSVVMLELLRRAVTLPVLAQCCIFVLEYNDEFDELRDFRAWYMQEVARGMPLVHQGVTEDIRLSLWKLTEQHPLKVVFMGTRKTDPHGRYQKEAVEKTTPGWPDFLRACPLFHWSVSDVWVYTKVMCIPQCSLYESGYSSVGRSADTNRNPRLKREDGSYRPAWELTCDNAEREGRQVE, encoded by the coding sequence ATGTCACCCCAGTTGGTGGATTGCGTCAGGGCCTCTGAGTGCCTTATTCAGGACATCTTCACGCTCTACTCGCCGTCCGAGATCGGAGTTGCGTTTAATGGCGGAAAGGACAGCGTGGTGATGCTTGAGTTGCTCCGTAGAGCAGTGACGCTCCCAGTGCTGGCGCAGTGTTGCATCTTTGTGCTCGAGTACAATGATGAGTTtgacgagctgcgcgacTTTCGTGCGTGGTACATGCAAGAGGTTGCGCGAGGCATGCCGCTAGTGCACCAGGGCGTAACGGAAGATATACGACTCAGTCTATGGAAGCTCACGGAGCAACACCCGCTCAAGGTGGTGTTCATGGGCACGCGCAAGACGGACCCACACGGCCGCTACCAGAAGGAGGCGGTAGAGAAAACGACACCTGGATGGCCAGACTTTTTGCGCGcctgccctctcttccactggTCTGTGAGcgatgtgtgggtgtacaCTAAGGTCATGTGCATCCCACAGTGCAGTTTGTACGAAAGCGGCTACTCGTCAGTGGGCCGAAGTGCTGACACGAACCGCAACCCCCGGTTGAAGCGAGAGGACGGGAGCTACCGTCCAGCGTGGGAGCTGACATGCGATaacgcagaaagagaggggcgccAAGTGGAATGA
- a CDS encoding hypothetical protein (TriTrypDB/GeneDB-style sysID: LpmP.28.0280), giving the protein MSGQAFDAMWTAPPPPSYIDTVYINPQDYVVLATSSGDEAFVHRDCLMESPVLRLAFRKRVFLSTEHVVVTFVKEEALASAGAVSSSTNAVDGALASGQCLAAEAATAAGDEEGRRKGTEDNCVPQGASAAQVEMKSGYAMAPEPQYPVTLRETLRTDNSVRVVFPRLDGDQLNTLVSYLYFKHHYNRHPSEERPVFEVPATAAQEVMRVAQTLEC; this is encoded by the coding sequence ATGAGTGGACAAGCCTTCGATGCGATGTGGaccgctccgccgccgccttcctACATCGACACCGTTTACATCAACCCACAAGACTACGTCGTACTGGccacgagcagcggcgacgaggcgTTTGTGCACCGGGATTGCCTGATGGAGTCACCTGTGCTGCGACTTGCCTTTCGAAAGCGCGTTTTCCTCTCTACGGAGCATGTGGTGGTGACTTTtgtgaaagaggaggcgctaGCCAGCGCTGGTGCGGTGTCGTCGAGCACGAATGCAGTGGATGGGGCCCTCGCATCTGGGCAGTGTCtcgcagcagaggcagcgacagccgctggcgacgaagagggaaggcgcAAGGGGACTGAGGACAACTGCGTGCCGCAAGGCGCCAGTGCAGCCCAAGTAGAGATGAAGAGTGGGTATGCAATGGCGCCGGAGCCGCAGTACCCCGTCACCCTCAGGGAAACGCTTCGGACCGACAACTCGGTGCGTGTTGTGTTTCCGCGTCTCGACGGTGATCAGCTAAACACTCTTGTGTCGTACCTCTACTTCAAGCACCACTACAACCGTCACCCGTCGGAGGAGCGGCCGGTATTCGAGGTGcccgccacagcggcgcaaGAGGTAATGCGTGTTGCACAGACTCTGGAGTGTTAA
- a CDS encoding hypothetical protein (TriTrypDB/GeneDB-style sysID: LpmP.28.0290) — MKRKTNPTEPVPLPTCTAVGPEDMVLVACTSGEVFLVERNCATVSRYCRDVLHVWEGAVHRAVAQSGNEGITPSDGATPEAAVVLCTDADSHSREAGIPLATEPAEIPFMSFLDADDASPLEAIRHIPVTLVAEHYQQRLRAAEAATPTKIDRPPLKLVSSSGDRKGAPVIVPKPISPLAPIESDDGALMFPVVVIPYMTAELMEVALSYAHKKYKVDVDGEKPGAESAAPVTAASAEGRWQLIAASVLTGM, encoded by the coding sequence ATGAAGCGGAAAACCAACCCAACTGAGCCGGTGCCGTTACCAACCTGCACGGCGGTGGGGCCAGAGGACATGGTGCTGGTCGCGTGCACCTCCGGCGAGGTGTTCCTCGTGGAACGTAACTGCGCCACTGTTAGCAGATATTGCCGTGACGTGTTGCACGTCTGGGAAGGTGCCGTGCACCGCGCCGTGGCGCAGAGTGGAAACGAGGGTATCACCCCGAGCGACGGCGCAACGCCTGAGGCCGCCGTGGTCCTTTGCACTGACGCAGACTCGCACAGCCGGGAGGCTGGCATCCCGCTCGCCACTGAGCCAGCCGAAATACCCTTCATGTCGTTCCTGGACGCTGATGATGCCTCGCCTCTCGAGGCCATTCGACACATCCCAGTCACTCTAGTCGCTGAGCActaccagcagcgcctgcgagcggcggaggcagccaCGCCGACCAAGATTGACCGTCCGCCATTGAAGCTCGTGTCCAGCTCTGGCGACCGCAAGGGGGCGCCCGTCATAGTCCCAAAGCCCATCAGCCCACTGGCGCCAATAGAGAGTGACGATGGGGCACTGATGTTCCCGGTCGTGGTGATACCATACATGACCGCGGAACtgatggaggtggcgctaTCGTACGCGCATAAAAAGTACAAAGTCGATGTCGACGGTGAGAAGCCGGGTGCGGAGTCGGCTGCGCCGGTCACCGCTGCCTCAGCGGAAGGCCGCTGGCAACTAATAGCGGCCTCTGTGTTGACTGGCATGTGA
- a CDS encoding hypothetical protein (TriTrypDB/GeneDB-style sysID: LpmP.28.0300) gives MNRLAALKTRAECNAAPLLDDGSKECEAPHEYMHNSEDTCSSDSDDARESNSGLQHGSSEAIASDDNIDSGNESGKDDGGDDVGNGQHDDPFFCASRDADEVSANTLSAALLSDLNTSHTPRTPHEERVAQRKTTSCCVCGTRAVYTCPGCGRRTCSMTCVRVHREDFKCTGVRDMAAKIPLSEFTDQQLQRDYHFLENCRRVIGNIERCFPRMSWRYTYKALPPPLHALRDAARRRGVICQITSEGMRKRDENTSRLDRKTNTIVWRCEFQFSSADDEAEWTTISTDWGSERHRLGDVLKYCWATNPPLLCYHINRRYNGATKYVGGSATKTAKSIGDEVFDETNPTQRDSAAVPQKTVVREASAGAQPTGAHALPTTEVARVAGDEVECNVAPLTVAAVESEAADSTEECPVNAPAEPLPLRAYEEVPPTPPIEPITPQEAQQQAFVQAFLAQEYFILSKAERLGNDARYFLLDPYDTLNENLRRLFFINEFPVFVVVHASQLHRFTLVTEEDKEAIRSSFRSKKAHEPHERPRMRKRSEMEPEEVERLSRVPCRRFLQGRCLLAEDCPYWHCTPSEIPVCRTFLRAGQCDKGARCSFRHDADAVRIARKRQRDGLSEDGRPIRGRCVGRGRGFNRWRDGGRGHSGMGGSGSYPPRPRTG, from the coding sequence ATGAATCGACTCGCAGCATTGAAGACAAGGGCTGAGTGCAATGCAGCCCCACTCCTCGATGATGGGAGCAAGGAGTGCGAAGCGCCGCACGAGTACATGCACAACTCTGAAGACACCTGCAGCTCGGATTCCGACGATGCGAGGGAGAGTAACAGCGGTCTCCAGCATGGGAGCAGTGAAGCCATCGCCAGCGATGACAATATCGACTCGGGCAACGAGAGCGGCAAAGACGACGGCGGGGACGATGTCGGCAATGGGCAGCACGACGacccttttttttgcgcaTCGCGCGACGCGGATGAGGTCTCCGCCAACACGTTGAGCGCCGCGCTCCTCAGTGACCTCAATACATCGCACACCCCTCGAACACCTCATGAAGAGCGAGTGGCGCAGAGAAAGACCACCAGCTGTTGCGTCTGCGGGACACGCGCCGTGTACACTTGTCCCGGCTGTGGTCGCCGCACGTGCAGCATGACATGCGTGCGGGTGCACAGGGAAGACTTCAAGTGCACTGGTGTGCGCGATATGGCGGCCAAGATCCCGCTTAGTGAGTTCACAGATCAGCAACTGCAGCGCGACTACCATTTCCTAGAGAACTGTCGTCGTGTCATCGGCAACATTGAACGGTGCTTTCCCCGCATGTCATGGCGGTACACCTACAAGGCGCTGCCTCCACCCCTGCACGCCCTGCGTgatgcggcgcggcgccgtggTGTTATCTGCCAGATCACATCGGAGGGGATGCGCAAGCGAGACGAGAACACGAGTCGGCTAGACCGCAAGACGAACACGATTGTGTGGCGCTGCGAGTTTCAGTTTAGCAGCGCCGACGATGAGGCTGAGTGGACGACCATCTCCACGGACTGGGGCAGCGAACGCCACCGGCTCGGCGACGTCCTCAAGTACTGCTGGGCCACCAACCCGCCACTTCTGTGCTACCACATCAACCGGCGGTACAACGGGGCCACCAAGTACGTGGGCGGATCAGCGACAAAGACCGCGAAGAGTATCGGGGACGAGGTATTTGACGAAACGAACCCAACACAGCGCGACAGCGCGGCAGTGCCGCAGAAAACGGTAGTGCGTGAAGCCTCCGCAGGGGCCCAACCTACAGGTGCACATGCCTTGCCCACGACGGAAGTTGCTAGGGTGGCGGGGGACGAGGTCGAGTGCAATGTCGCACCGCTGaccgtcgctgctgtagAGTCTGAGGCTGCAGATAGCACTGAGGAGTGCCCAGTGAATGCCCCAGCAGAGCCGCTACCGCTGCGCGCCTACGAGGAGGTGCCGCCGACGCCTCCGATCGAGCCAATAACCCCccaagaggcgcagcagcaagcgtTTGTGCAGGCGTTTCTCGCACAGGAGTACTTCATTTTGTCCAAGGCGGAGCGGCTGGGCAACGACGCGCGGTACTTTCTTCTTGACCCCTACGATACCCTCAACGAAAATCTGCGACGGCTCTTTTTCATCAACGAGTTCCCTGTGTTTGTTGTCGTCCATGCCTCCCAGCTGCATCGCTTCACCCTCGTTACggaggaggacaaggagGCGATTCGGAGCAGCTTCCGCTCGAAGAAGGCGCACGAGCCGCACGAGCGGCCGCGGATGCGCAAACGGAGCGAGATGGAGCCTGAAGAGGTGGAGCGACTGAGCCGCGTGCCGTGCCGGCGCTTCCTTCAAGGCCGCTGCCTGCTTGCAGAGGACTGCCCCTACTGGCACTGCACGCCAAGCGAGATTCCTGTGTGCCGCACGTTTCTTCGTGCTGGGCAGTGCGATAAGGGGGCACGATGCAGCTTCCGCCACGACGCCGATGCAGTGCGGATTGCCCGCAAGCGCCAACGCGACGGTCTCAGCGAAGACGGTAGGCCCATACGCGGTCGTTGCGTGGGGCGCGGCCGCGGCTTCAACCGGTGGCGTGATGGTGGCCGAGGACACAGCGGCatgggcggcagcggctcctACCCACCGCGTCCCCGCACCGGCTAA